Genomic DNA from Selenomonas sp. oral taxon 126:
TACAGCATCTCGGGGCTGCTCGGCAAGGATACGGGGCTTTTGACCACGCGTCCCTTCCGCAGTCCGCATCATACCTCCTCGACGGTGGCGATGATCGGCGGCGGGAGCATTCCGCGTCCGGGTGAGGTGACGCTTGCCCATCACGGCGTGCTCTTTCTTGATGAGCTGCCGGAGTTCAGCAAGAAGACGCTTGAGGTGCTGCGTGAGCCGATCGAGGATCGTCAGATTACGGTGTCGCGTGCGAACGCGACGCTGACCTTTCCCTCTAGTATCATTTTGGTAGCGGCAATGAACGAAGTAACGTCGATAACGATACAATATGAGGATAAACAGGTAGCTATTTAAAAATTGTGACTATCAGTTATTCTTAAAAATTATTCTTTGATATGGGCGGTAGCACGCATGTTTTTGCTACTTCCCTATATTATTATTGACAGAAAGACAAAAGGATATGTCGTATTTTTGTCATGGTTTTCTATACAATATGTTATATAGTATAATCTAAGCGTATTAGAGGATGTTATGTGGGAGAGGAAAGAAATTATGTCGAAGAAATCACGATCCTGTGATAGCTGGAAAAGAAAGTATGAGGTGATATCAGAGGAAAAACAAGAAGGAGGAAATGGTTTCGTTTATTTTGTTAGGAAGGATGGAGAAGAATATGCGCTTAAACAACTCAAAGAGAAATATATTCGCAGTGATAAAGAGAAGAGAAAGCGATTTATAGTGGAAATTCAAACGGTGAAAAGAGTTTCTGGGTATATCACTGGAATATTACCTATCTTCGATGATTCTCCTTCGGAATACTGGTATGTTATGCCTCGTGCACAGCCAATCATGAACAAAATTAAACAGGACCTATGTGATATCAATAAAATTACAGAGTTTGTTCTGGAATTGTCAGATTCGTTGGTGCAGCTACATGATAAAAGAATTTTTCATCGCGATATTAAGCCGTCAAACATATATTTTTATAAGGAGAGAGCATGTCTTTCTGATTTTGGTTTGGTTGATTGCTCCGAACAGGATGAACGATTTACAAAGTCTGACAAGGGGTTGGGTGCCATCTTCACGATTGCTCCTGAAATGAAGCGGAATCCAAAGGTAGCGGATGGAGGAAAGGCAGATGTGTTCTCACTCGCAAAAACATTTTGGATGTTCTTGACAGGTGATGAACGTGGTTTTGACGGTCCATATGATCGTGTCGATAATACACAGGCGTTGTCAAAACATGAACAGTATAAGAATATACATTTGGTAGAACTTGAGGAACTTCTTCGTGATGCAACTGATAATGCACCGGAACATCGACCGAACATGAAAGAATTTCATGAGCGACTTGTTGAGTGGAGGAGGATTCAAAAAGATGATGTGAAGTCTCAAGATAGTGAATGGAATTTTTTGTCGCACCTATTGTTTGGACAAAATATTGCATCTTCTGCCATATGGGCAGGGGCTGAAACTATCATGAATGTACTGAATGAGCTTGCAAGGCTGCCCGTATTTAACCATATGTTTCTGCCGACAAATGGAGGAATGGACTTTTTTCAAGCAGAACTTGCTGGGGAGAAAGGGTGTCTTTATCTTTATACAGATCTTTTTCAATGTTATGTTGTGAAGCCCAAAGCCTTGTATTTTGAAGGATTTGGAATAGACTACCGTTGGAACTATTTCATGTTGGAACTAGAGGAATTGGAACCAATTCTCACAACGGATAAAGATCAGCTTAGTGAGTACTTGGTGGAAGATACACCCGGACATTATGTATCAGCACAGAATGCACCTTATAAAGTTTATGATTATGATAGTGGTGAAAAACTACCAGAGGGCTTTCGTGTTGTAATGCGCTATCTCAGAGGGAAGTTTTTAATCACAGAAAAATACGGACCTTATAATGGCATTACCGGAGTCTATGATGCGCGTCACAATATGTGCGAAACCTGGAAATTTCGAGAGTATATATCAAAGCTTCTAACCGTCACAAATGCTGTAAAACAACTGGGGATAGAAGAAGATCAAGTTCTGCATCAATTTAATGCTAATCCATTTACCCCTCCTATGGAAAATCTTCCATCTACTTCAAGGAAAACGATGAAGGAATATATTGAGAAATCTGTGAAAAAATGGGATTTTAGCGGAGGGCTTAGAATGGATGAGCCATGCGGTAAGATTAGCGTAATCTTTCAGTTGAACGAATACAAG
This window encodes:
- a CDS encoding protein kinase domain-containing protein gives rise to the protein MSKKSRSCDSWKRKYEVISEEKQEGGNGFVYFVRKDGEEYALKQLKEKYIRSDKEKRKRFIVEIQTVKRVSGYITGILPIFDDSPSEYWYVMPRAQPIMNKIKQDLCDINKITEFVLELSDSLVQLHDKRIFHRDIKPSNIYFYKERACLSDFGLVDCSEQDERFTKSDKGLGAIFTIAPEMKRNPKVADGGKADVFSLAKTFWMFLTGDERGFDGPYDRVDNTQALSKHEQYKNIHLVELEELLRDATDNAPEHRPNMKEFHERLVEWRRIQKDDVKSQDSEWNFLSHLLFGQNIASSAIWAGAETIMNVLNELARLPVFNHMFLPTNGGMDFFQAELAGEKGCLYLYTDLFQCYVVKPKALYFEGFGIDYRWNYFMLELEELEPILTTDKDQLSEYLVEDTPGHYVSAQNAPYKVYDYDSGEKLPEGFRVVMRYLRGKFLITEKYGPYNGITGVYDARHNMCETWKFREYISKLLTVTNAVKQLGIEEDQVLHQFNANPFTPPMENLPSTSRKTMKEYIEKSVKKWDFSGGLRMDEPCGKISVIFQLNEYKLCRDGFFHQNPTPSDVYHLFCRSRMEELHTYMLDYIRHHYGRTEYDMKDFTDPYIEVHIDYRENPTHLFDEEEIRVLMKEADDRKNNVLVIDEEGYAHILTDLRQECWYPVHQEAWFAGNVYVGKYSELLDVKRSYENLLYGWLEYLKNRTPVFADEQLSYGRLTVLECLDEIRSFYKESP